A region of the Drosophila subpulchrella strain 33 F10 #4 breed RU33 chromosome 3L, RU_Dsub_v1.1 Primary Assembly, whole genome shotgun sequence genome:
GCCGCATCGGCATTTCGCGAAGAGTCACCAAAGTACTCCACGCACTCCTTGAAGGCTTCCTGTGCATGCCGCAGGTCGCTCTTGATCTTCTTCAACTTGTCCTCGCTGTTATTGAGGAAGTCACGCAGTATGTGCGTCTGGGCACCCTTCACCCGTAGCTCCGCCTCCTTGCGCACCAGATCCATGCCCTTCTCCAGCTCCTGAACATCGGCCACCACATTCTCCAGTGCCACCGACGCAGCCTTGTCTGTGCCATACAGCTCACTCTCGAAGTTCAGCAATTCCGGAAACTTGGCCCGAATGGTGGCCACAATATAGTGAAGCAGGGATGATCGCTTATCGGTGGATTTCGTATCGATCAGCGTGTCCAGCGATTGCAGTTTGAAGCCGTAGGCTGGTCCCCGCTTATTGCTGTTGAGATAGTTGCCAAAAGCTAGGACTATTTCCAAAACCGCCTTGAATTTCCGCGATTGTTTCAGGGAAGTCGAAGCACCAGCTATCGATTGCACTTGCTGAAATGGGTAAAACAAAATTAGCAATCtgtttaaaaaacaatattaattCTATTTCATATCTCTGAGAAGTGCCTGCTGATAAAGCTGCAATTTTATTGACTGcatttggttttattttgattaataAACACTGACACATTATACGTTTTTCCATATTGTGGAGAATAGAGACAGCAAACAGCTGACTAAGCAAGTGGGCCTTAGAAATCTGTTGTTTATCCTAGTTTTAGATTTCACAATTGAATGCtttcaatatattttcttCATAATAAACCCATATATCTAATTGCTCACCGGGCTAATGAGATGGACGCTATCGACAAAATTGCCCATGTAGTTCATGATGGCCAGCTTGGACGAGATGCGCTCCACTCGCGACAACTGCAGCATGAACTTATCCTCTTCGGTGAGCAGCTGCTGGTCCTTGCGCTCGATGATGTACTCCTTGTAGGACTTGATCTCGGCATCTGTGGGCACCATCTTCTGCAGAAGCTCGACGTTCTCCAGCGAGAGTTTCTTCAGGTCCAGACTATGGATGGCAGCGATGACATCGTCAATGGGCATACCCAGCTTGCGACGGGAGATTGCTAACGGAAATAACGAAAGCTCAGTTTATTGATATTATTGAAGATAGATCTCGATTACTCACCAATATTTCTTAACCTCGTGTGCTCCAGTAGCGAGACATTGTCGGGCCTCTTGAAGCGTTTGCTGGATTGCAGCGACCCATCGACTTCGGTTCCACTGCTGCCATTGCGCAAGGCGCCGCCAATGCCGATCTTAAATCGCTCCTCGAACTCGTTGAAGTCGATTTGCTTGAAGATCTTTTCGTCATCCAGCTCATTGAAGATTGTGCCACGCACCTGGATAAATAAGAAGTTTATTAGTTAAAGAAGTTTATTAGTTACATGACTTCATTATTTTTGATCTTACCTGATTAGGCTTCAGAGCTATCCAGTTCAAGGTGGGTAGCTTGTATTTGGTGGGCACCTTGCGCTTGATGGTCATGGCGCCATCGGGAGCGGGCATAGAGCCGGCCACAGGGGGCGGTGGTGGCTGGAAGGAGCCAAGCGTGGGCGGGGCATGTGGTGGCGATGTCACCGTCGAGGTGAAACTGTCGTTCGGACTGCCCAGCGGACTGATGCCCGGCATCATTGGCGGTGGCGGTGGAGCCGGTGGGGCTGGTGGCGGTGGCGGCGGAGGAGCAGCTGACATGGTGGGTGAGGCGGGCATTGGAGGCGGAGGTGGTGGCAGTGTAAGCGATGCTGCCCCCGAAGAGGAACCAGCCAGGAGGCCACCGTTCACCAGGGAACCATCCCCACTGGAGGAAGATCGTGGCAAGGAGCGCGTTAGTGTCTGCAGCTCCATGTTCTTTGTGTGCAGAAGGGTGTCCCGCTTCTTCAACTCCTGTTCGTTGTGCTGCAACATCCGCTGCATGACAGTGAGTTCCTCCTCCAGCTTTTGGCGAATCATCGCCAGCTGCTCTCGCTCCGTCTTCAACGTAAGATTCTCGGACTCCAATTCCGCATACTTGTAGAGGAACTCAGAGTTACGATCTACTTCTCGTTCCAATTGATCCTCCAGCTCCTGGACTCGCTCCAGAGCCGATGTCTTCGTCTCGGAGTCCTCCATCAAGGCGGCCACATCGAAGACGTTGTCCAAATAGGCCGAGATCTGTACCTTAAGCTCCTCCGACTCTGTCAGTCGAATCCGCTCCAGATACTTGTCCAGCCCCAGAGCCGTGAACTCGTACTGCAGGTGTACCCTGTAGTTCATGTCCTCCACCGAGTGCACCACTATGTTCATGAACTGCATGCATGCAACCATGAAATCTATGTTAAAGGCCTCGAAGTTCATGAAGTACTCCATGAGGGTCTGGAAGCGCCGCTTCTCCTGACACACATCCTTGAAGTTGTCGAACGAGCCCAAAATGATCTCGTGTCCGCCCTTCACCAGGCAAATGGCCGCCAGTAGCTCCAGAACCAGGGCCTTCGTCCTTAGCGACTTGTGGATGAGACTCAGAGCGATGCAGTTGATGGCCTCGCGATGCTGGATGACCATGTTAAAGCCATACTTATTGTTCATGATGGCACGCAGACACATAATGGACACATGGATATCGTCCGTGGCGGCACCCATGTTCAATTTGGCAATGTGCCGTGACCTCCGTTTCAAACTGGGACTATCGAGGGCATCGGAAATGGTGGGTCGCAGAAATCCATATGACAACGTGATCCCGTGCTGTTGCCTCGAATCCAGAGTGCCATTGGCCAGACCATGACCTGTACTGCTCCCGTGGGACATGACACCTCCTCCGCCGCCGGGACTTAGGGAACTACTGTTGCCGATCACCATCTCACCGCCATCGCCGCCGCTCGTGAGATTCAATCGCTCCTCGGAGGCACAAAGCTCACCCTGGAGGCGCTGCTCGTGCCGCATCATCTGCAGCCGGAAGCTGAGATATTCAACCAGGGCATCCAGGCCCTGGTTCGTGTCATCCAGGAACTCCTTCACCCACTCGATGTGGTTCGTGCGCAGCGAGATCTCCAGATCCCGGAGCACCTGGGTGGACGTGGACTCGCCGACCATTTTTCGTTTCTGACAAAGAAAGTAGAAGAGATAAAGCTGTAAGTGTACAAAGAGAGAGAGTGGAGTGGAGGATGGGAAGATTGGAACACGGGTGGCCGGAAACACAGGCGACAGGATGCGGAATCAACAGCGGGAGAACCAGGACGAGGATCGTTTCGGGATAGTGCAGGTGCCAGGAGGTAAACAAATAGAGACAGATAAAGATCGGAAGAAACAGGAAGAAAGGAGAGAAGAGTGTGGGAATCGTGGATCGTGGTGTGTTGTCAGTGTTGTGAGTAGAGAAATGAAATTTACACATTAATATTGGAACAACAGATTTCGATTTTAAGAAGGGTTATTAACTTTTGGTTTTTCATTAGCTAGGCCTAATAGTTGATTAATCACTTAATCActtattttgtaatttaaaaGACAACCAGAAACCACACTATAGAAACAACTACAGGAAGCTAGAGATGAAAGAGGCTTGAGAACTTAACATACCCGATGACTCCGTGATGCCTTTGGGTCCAAATATGTTCGCAGTTTACTCAAGTAATGTGAGGGCGGATCCTTGGCCTGCACCATttcctaaaaaatattttagaaatataTGGGAATTagtaaaattattataaacaattattataaaacttCGAATTTAGTACAAGGCAATGTTAAGAATGTTAATACAAAATGGTATTACCACATTGGGCAGAAaaacttgttgaacgactgaaCTTTATATTAATTGATTTTATGTTACACTGTTGACTGTCAACTGACAAAGGTCAAATGAATTAAATGAACCATAATCTATCTACGGTAATACCTAAATCTATTTGTATTTTGAATCACAGCTGgattaaaaaaacttttttagctGCTTTATCTTTTAGATTGTATATTTTGACGCTTTCGAAAACTATTATTAACAGCTATACAACTCCAGAAATACTATATTCGCTTCCTAATTACTAATTGCTCCCCCTATCACATTAATTGCCACTAATATCATCTTCAGCGGAGTTACCCAAGTCGCTGTTCAATGAACTGCCAGCGATCTGGGGGGAAACTGGCGGAGGATCGGGGATTTTCAAGCGATTCCACATGCATTAACACTAGACCGAGACTTGGCGgcttttacttttgtttttctttctgTGCTTTAACTGCATATTTTTGTACATGTTTATGGTTACCGCAATCCACACCCCTCTGTAGTATCTCTTGGATTCCCCCCCAACCTTCCTGATCACATAAGCATCGATGGCTTGCCTaactttaaacatttttaagcaTGAAGCGTGGTATACTTGTTTTTGGCTTGCGtttgtttgttgctgttgttgctttgTTTTGGGTTTTGTTTAACTATGCCAACAACTAAGGCAGCCACCAAAAGCCACAAAAACAGCACCAACAGCCAACGCATGACTACAACCGAAACTATGTGTGGGTTTTGGGTTTGGGATTGGGTTCGAACTGCAGCTAGAGCTCTCAAAAAACCAGTTTGATTCTTTTCCCCAGTTGAGGCAGGAGGCAGGTGGGGTAAAAATATCAGCATTCATACAAGCATAGAGACTCCTATACGTATACGGATATGTAAACCGCTGCAAGCGGCTCTCCAACGATTAAAAACTGCAATTTATCGCCGTCATAATAATTAGCATTTTGTCACTGTGAGCACGAAGAGCAACTGGGAAGGCAAGAGACAGGAAGACGAGCGAGGACCGAGTTCGAGTCCATGGGATTGGCCTCACTTCGCTCCACGTCCTCGAGTGGCTAGCTTCGCCTCCACCAGTCCACCAGTCCACCGTTCCACCATTCCGCCAACCCACCGTCATCACCGGACCTGTCCGTCCCattgtctgtccgtccgtctgtcagtGGGCTGCGTTTTCATTCATTTTCATGACTAGACTACGTTAGAGTGGAACAGTGGACCAAGGATATGCAAATCTAACTAATAAAGCTAAAATATTGTAACTTTTTCAagaagaaaacattttaaaaaagttaaggAAATTGTTCCTATGCTAAAAATATGTACGATTCCAATCAATTAAGTTTCCTTTAACTTTATtccattaaaaatgttttcaataACTGAGGAAAACTAGCTAATCCTGAAAAACATTTGTTTCAAGTAAGAAAAAACAGAAATGTTTTTtccctaaaaataaaaaattacatttgGTGTTTAAATTCAGTTCAAATACTTTgttaaatgataaaagtttttACATAGTTcgttttatacattattatttttaaaagagtACAGTATGAATCATACTATAGTTTCATACCATTATAAGTCAtcgtaataaaattataaCGGAAATTAATTTGTACTGAAATGTATACTAAAATTTTGATTGCTGAATCATCGAAATGTActtattttgtaatttaaaattgaaaacattCCCTTGAAATCATCGGCTTGAAGTTATTACAGTTCTCCCATTAACAAAATTTGTAAAGCCCAATTTCCCAGTTGGTAGCTTCACCTCTATAGATTTAATTTACCAATTTCCCATTCATGATCCACAGTGCAGTGGGCCTGAATTATGGAAAACAGGTCTGGGTTGCAGGCATGCAGGCGGTTAAGGAACCGGCGACGTCGACGGAGACAACAACAATAGTCGTAggaacaacagcagcaacaactttGGACCGTGTTGGGTGTTTATGATATTTTATCGTATGGCAGAAAATGTTTGACGCGAGTACCAGGTTTTCGAAGAGTGTTGAGCATTCCTTcctccattttttttttgtcttgtttttttgtattttttcgaGAGCTACTCCACCAAAATGCCGATGGCGAATATATTATGCTTGGCGTAGCCGTTGTTTTCCGTTGTTATTTTCCTAGGTGCAGCTCTTGAAAATTCAGTGACCCAGTTACAAGTGAGATGGATAGATAGCTGGTTGGTTGGATGGATGGATAGATAGATAGAATCCACCAAAGAGGGGCACGCTCTAGCGCACACGTTGATAGTTTCGTCATATTCCAAAAACAGCAGTAGTGAAAAAACACGCAATCTAGATTTGCCCATACAGCATATAACACTCGTACATATACAATTTACTGCCCAATTCTAAAGCAATTTGGAGCCGCGCTCTCATTGCCAAAATGTTTCTGTGTTTTGGATTCAGCGAGCGAATTTAAATCATTAAACACTCTGGTGTGCGAAGCGGAAAAAAACatccaaacaaaaaacatcAAAAAGAGCGAGCGACAAAACAGCACGCACTGCATAATGATTGAAAAAGCTGATACAcaatgcatatatatataattatctatctagacagacagagacataTATTTAAACACATGTCCTACAATTTATAAATGCCAGGTCAGCAATCATTGTTAAACGACTGTCGCATGTTAACAATGCAAAATACTAAAGTTAAGCTTAAAATTGAGATATAATTTAGcctgtttttaattttagtccAATTATATGTTTAACATATCATCTAATGCTAATCCTTAAAAGGCAGATATATCTTTGATATTCAGCATTTTAATatacaagttttctttaacaTTACCTTTATGATTAACAATTATGATaacatattataaataaatataaggaTCTTGCTTAACATTAAGTTTAATctttatttatatgtatatgaAACCCAAAGTACGTCAGctttaaagaattttaaatgtttgagaTTACAATCATAAGAGTTTCGTAGGAATTTATAGTGAAATACACGATAAAACTGTGTTTACTTCTGCTGAGGCCTATGTTATCATCACATATGTGCATTTCGAAGAAATCAATTGTTTAAGAACAAACTACTGATAACTTTCTGCTTTGCAAATGTTTTAGCTTCTGTGTACCTTTATTATCAAGATTCCCCATGCGTTGACCTGCCTGATCTATTCGCAACCCAGTTGGCAGTTGCTAATTGAAAGAGAATTTCGTAAAGTTGCTCAACGCATAAACGCCTTGGACATTCCAACTGGCCTACGCGAACACAATTTCATTGCGCAAAGCCATTTGGTAGAGCTTAATTAGAGCGGCTCCCGCCCCAACCGACCCTCCCCATCGCCACAATTGTGCAGCCTAAAGGTCAGTGTTCAAGGTGTCGACATCAACATGATCCCCTCTCAAGCCATACCCATGTTTCTAGTGTAACCCCTTCTGAACTGCGCCCAAGGAAGGGTCCAAAGTGCTCAGCTgggagtaaaaaaaaatacttataaTCTGCAAAATGCTAGCAGGAAGTTCAGACTTTGATAACAAAGTGTT
Encoded here:
- the LOC119552754 gene encoding formin-like protein isoform X3 — its product is MGAVKSRTITSADVDADEQLQHPHPHSHSQSHHHHSMRNGHQHNGSISSGTLQKQDLRYDIGCSSQYQHVRQPSLRSRSQQPMPTTVELDRRFAKVLASMDLPPDKAKLLRNYDDEKKWDMICDQEMVQAKDPPSHYLSKLRTYLDPKASRSHRLYLFYFLCQKRKMVGESTSTQVLRDLEISLRTNHIEWVKEFLDDTNQGLDALVEYLSFRLQMMRHEQRLQGELCASEERLNLTSGGDGGEMVIGNSSSLSPGGGGGVMSHGSSTGHGLANGTLDSRQQHGITLSYGFLRPTISDALDSPSLKRRSRHIAKLNMGAATDDIHVSIMCLRAIMNNKYGFNMVIQHREAINCIALSLIHKSLRTKALVLELLAAICLVKGGHEIILGSFDNFKDVCQEKRRFQTLMEYFMNFEAFNIDFMVACMQFMNIVVHSVEDMNYRVHLQYEFTALGLDKYLERIRLTESEELKVQISAYLDNVFDVAALMEDSETKTSALERVQELEDQLEREVDRNSEFLYKYAELESENLTLKTEREQLAMIRQKLEEELTVMQRMLQHNEQELKKRDTLLHTKNMELQTLTRSLPRSSSSGDGSLVNGGLLAGSSSGAASLTLPPPPPPMPASPTMSAAPPPPPPPAPPAPPPPPMMPGISPLGSPNDSFTSTVTSPPHAPPTLGSFQPPPPPVAGSMPAPDGAMTIKRKVPTKYKLPTLNWIALKPNQVRGTIFNELDDEKIFKQIDFNEFEERFKIGIGGALRNGSSGTEVDGSLQSSKRFKRPDNVSLLEHTRLRNIAISRRKLGMPIDDVIAAIHSLDLKKLSLENVELLQKMVPTDAEIKSYKEYIIERKDQQLLTEEDKFMLQLSRVERISSKLAIMNYMGNFVDSVHLISPQVQSIAGASTSLKQSRKFKAVLEIVLAFGNYLNSNKRGPAYGFKLQSLDTLIDTKSTDKRSSLLHYIVATIRAKFPELLNFESELYGTDKAASVALENVVADVQELEKGMDLVRKEAELRVKGAQTHILRDFLNNSEDKLKKIKSDLRHAQEAFKECVEYFGDSSRNADAAAFFALIVRFTRAFKQLDQENEQRLRLEKAAALAASKKESDQVLMRNKVNQKKQQLPSNGALSLQEAVINELKSKAHSVREKKLLQQDEVYNGALEDILLGLKSEPYRRADAVRRSQRRRIDNNRLSRTLEEMDC
- the LOC119552754 gene encoding formin-like protein isoform X4, encoding MGAVKSRTITSADVDADEQLQHPHPHSHSQSHHHHSMRNGHQHNGSISSGTLQKQDLRYDIGCSSQYQHVRQPSLRSRSQQPMPTTVELDRRFAKVLASMDLPPDKAKLLRNYDDEKKWDMICDQEMVQAKDPPSHYLSKLRTYLDPKASRSHRKRKMVGESTSTQVLRDLEISLRTNHIEWVKEFLDDTNQGLDALVEYLSFRLQMMRHEQRLQGELCASEERLNLTSGGDGGEMVIGNSSSLSPGGGGGVMSHGSSTGHGLANGTLDSRQQHGITLSYGFLRPTISDALDSPSLKRRSRHIAKLNMGAATDDIHVSIMCLRAIMNNKYGFNMVIQHREAINCIALSLIHKSLRTKALVLELLAAICLVKGGHEIILGSFDNFKDVCQEKRRFQTLMEYFMNFEAFNIDFMVACMQFMNIVVHSVEDMNYRVHLQYEFTALGLDKYLERIRLTESEELKVQISAYLDNVFDVAALMEDSETKTSALERVQELEDQLEREVDRNSEFLYKYAELESENLTLKTEREQLAMIRQKLEEELTVMQRMLQHNEQELKKRDTLLHTKNMELQTLTRSLPRSSSSGDGSLVNGGLLAGSSSGAASLTLPPPPPPMPASPTMSAAPPPPPPPAPPAPPPPPMMPGISPLGSPNDSFTSTVTSPPHAPPTLGSFQPPPPPVAGSMPAPDGAMTIKRKVPTKYKLPTLNWIALKPNQVRGTIFNELDDEKIFKQIDFNEFEERFKIGIGGALRNGSSGTEVDGSLQSSKRFKRPDNVSLLEHTRLRNIAISRRKLGMPIDDVIAAIHSLDLKKLSLENVELLQKMVPTDAEIKSYKEYIIERKDQQLLTEEDKFMLQLSRVERISSKLAIMNYMGNFVDSVHLISPQVQSIAGASTSLKQSRKFKAVLEIVLAFGNYLNSNKRGPAYGFKLQSLDTLIDTKSTDKRSSLLHYIVATIRAKFPELLNFESELYGTDKAASVALENVVADVQELEKGMDLVRKEAELRVKGAQTHILRDFLNNSEDKLKKIKSDLRHAQEAFKECVEYFGDSSRNADAAAFFALIVRFTRAFKQLDQENEQRLRLEKAAALAASKKESDQVLMRNKVNQKKQQLPSNGALSLQEAVINELKSKAHSVREKKLLQQDEVYNGALEDILLGLKSEPYRRADAVRRSQRRRIDNNRLSRTLEEMDC
- the LOC119552754 gene encoding formin-like protein isoform X1, with amino-acid sequence MGAVKSRTITSADVDADEQLQHPHPHSHSQSHHHHSMRNGHQHNGSISSGTLQKQDLRYDIGCSSQYQHVRQPSLRSRSQQPMPTTVELDRRFAKVLASMDLPPDKAKLLRNYDDEKKWDMICDQEMVQAKDPPSHYLSKLRTYLDPKASRSHRLYLFYFLCQKRKMVGESTSTQVLRDLEISLRTNHIEWVKEFLDDTNQGLDALVEYLSFRLQMMRHEQRLQGELCASEERLNLTSGGDGGEMVIGNSSSLSPGGGGGVMSHGSSTGHGLANGTLDSRQQHGITLSYGFLRPTISDALDSPSLKRRSRHIAKLNMGAATDDIHVSIMCLRAIMNNKYGFNMVIQHREAINCIALSLIHKSLRTKALVLELLAAICLVKGGHEIILGSFDNFKDVCQEKRRFQTLMEYFMNFEAFNIDFMVACMQFMNIVVHSVEDMNYRVHLQYEFTALGLDKYLERIRLTESEELKVQISAYLDNVFDVAALMEDSETKTSALERVQELEDQLEREVDRNSEFLYKYAELESENLTLKTEREQLAMIRQKLEEELTVMQRMLQHNEQELKKRDTLLHTKNMELQTLTRSLPRSSSSGDGSLVNGGLLAGSSSGAASLTLPPPPPPMPASPTMSAAPPPPPPPAPPAPPPPPMMPGISPLGSPNDSFTSTVTSPPHAPPTLGSFQPPPPPVAGSMPAPDGAMTIKRKVPTKYKLPTLNWIALKPNQVRGTIFNELDDEKIFKQIDFNEFEERFKIGIGGALRNGSSGTEVDGSLQSSKRFKRPDNVSLLEHTRLRNIAISRRKLGMPIDDVIAAIHSLDLKKLSLENVELLQKMVPTDAEIKSYKEYIIERKDQQLLTEEDKFMLQLSRVERISSKLAIMNYMGNFVDSVHLISPQVQSIAGASTSLKQSRKFKAVLEIVLAFGNYLNSNKRGPAYGFKLQSLDTLIDTKSTDKRSSLLHYIVATIRAKFPELLNFESELYGTDKAASVALENVVADVQELEKGMDLVRKEAELRVKGAQTHILRDFLNNSEDKLKKIKSDLRHAQEAFKECVEYFGDSSRNADAAAFFALIVRFTRAFKQLDQENEQRLRLEKAAALAASKKESDQVLMRNKVNQKKQQEAVINELKSKAHSVREKKLLQQDEVYNGALEDILLGLKSEPYRRADAVRRSQRRRIDNNRLSRTLEEMDC
- the LOC119552754 gene encoding formin-like protein isoform X2, which codes for MGAVKSRTITSADVDADEQLQHPHPHSHSQSHHHHSMRNGHQHNGSISSGTLQKQDLRYDIGCSSQYQHVRQPSLRSRSQQPMPTTVELDRRFAKVLASMDLPPDKAKLLRNYDDEKKWDMICDQEMVQAKDPPSHYLSKLRTYLDPKASRSHRKRKMVGESTSTQVLRDLEISLRTNHIEWVKEFLDDTNQGLDALVEYLSFRLQMMRHEQRLQGELCASEERLNLTSGGDGGEMVIGNSSSLSPGGGGGVMSHGSSTGHGLANGTLDSRQQHGITLSYGFLRPTISDALDSPSLKRRSRHIAKLNMGAATDDIHVSIMCLRAIMNNKYGFNMVIQHREAINCIALSLIHKSLRTKALVLELLAAICLVKGGHEIILGSFDNFKDVCQEKRRFQTLMEYFMNFEAFNIDFMVACMQFMNIVVHSVEDMNYRVHLQYEFTALGLDKYLERIRLTESEELKVQISAYLDNVFDVAALMEDSETKTSALERVQELEDQLEREVDRNSEFLYKYAELESENLTLKTEREQLAMIRQKLEEELTVMQRMLQHNEQELKKRDTLLHTKNMELQTLTRSLPRSSSSGDGSLVNGGLLAGSSSGAASLTLPPPPPPMPASPTMSAAPPPPPPPAPPAPPPPPMMPGISPLGSPNDSFTSTVTSPPHAPPTLGSFQPPPPPVAGSMPAPDGAMTIKRKVPTKYKLPTLNWIALKPNQVRGTIFNELDDEKIFKQIDFNEFEERFKIGIGGALRNGSSGTEVDGSLQSSKRFKRPDNVSLLEHTRLRNIAISRRKLGMPIDDVIAAIHSLDLKKLSLENVELLQKMVPTDAEIKSYKEYIIERKDQQLLTEEDKFMLQLSRVERISSKLAIMNYMGNFVDSVHLISPQVQSIAGASTSLKQSRKFKAVLEIVLAFGNYLNSNKRGPAYGFKLQSLDTLIDTKSTDKRSSLLHYIVATIRAKFPELLNFESELYGTDKAASVALENVVADVQELEKGMDLVRKEAELRVKGAQTHILRDFLNNSEDKLKKIKSDLRHAQEAFKECVEYFGDSSRNADAAAFFALIVRFTRAFKQLDQENEQRLRLEKAAALAASKKESDQVLMRNKVNQKKQQEAVINELKSKAHSVREKKLLQQDEVYNGALEDILLGLKSEPYRRADAVRRSQRRRIDNNRLSRTLEEMDC